Part of the Nicotiana sylvestris chromosome 5, ASM39365v2, whole genome shotgun sequence genome is shown below.
cTACCTTCCAATGTTCCTCACCAAGATTTGCATGATATcggctagtcactccaagtgcataagccaTATCAGGACATGTACATGTCATAATATATATGATAGCTCTCACTGTACTAGCGTATGGGATCCTACTCATGTGTTCTCTCTCTTcaggtgttttaggacaatctttcctactgagagtaattccagtgcctatcggtagatagcctcttttggaattatccatatTATACCTCTTTAAGATAGTATCAATGTACAAAAACTGGGAAAGTCCAAGCAgcttcctagatctatctctatagatttttattcctaatatataagctgcttctcccaagtctttcatggagaactgttcagatagccaaatcttggtactttACAATGCCGGTATGtcattccctatgagcaatatatcgtcaacatacaacactaagaatataattgtgctcccactaacctttttgtacacacaaggttcttcttcgcatctaacaaaattgaacttttcaattgtcttgttaaagcaaatattccaacttcgagaagcttgctttagtccataaatggatctttgtagcttgcaaattttattatgatcagacgaagatgtgaaaccttcaggttgtgtcatgtacacatcctcttctagctcaccattaaggaaagctgttttcacatccatttgtcatatttcataatcatagtatgctgttatagcaagcaaaatccgaattgatttgagcattgccacgggagacaaagtctcgtcatagtcgactccttctttctgacgatatcccttagcaacaagacgggctttgtaggtctccacctttccgtctgctccaatctttttcttaaaaactcatttacaacctataggttttatatcctttgaaggttcaactaaagtccatactttattttccttcatggatTCCATTTCGGATTCCATGGCCTCTTGCCACTTCCCATAATTATaactttgtatagcctcttcataggtcttagggtcatcatcattatgatcaacctcattcgatacatcatcttgtaccattaaatttaatctagttggtacatgaTGTTCTTGTGTGGACCTTCTAAGAGATACTTGTACAACCTGTCTTGTgctggatttggttgttgttcaTGACAGATAATTTGAGACGGAGGGAGTAGTAATAAGCAGCTGAAGGGCTTAGTAAAAAGTGATGATAATTacttttttctattaaaattactTAATTATCCTTAAAGCTGTAACACCAATAAGAAGCTGATTATCTTAAGATTTTTAATTTCAATTAGCAGCAGTCAAACTTATAATGAGGCTCCAATGACATAATAAAGGAACTTATACTGGATAAGTTTTATCATTAAAATTTAATTTTATAGATCAATCAAAACCAACAAATTCTAAAAAGATAAACCCCAAGGAACTCAAACCAGAAAAAAGAGAGAGCTGGAAAAGAAAAAGGCTAGGTGAACATTGTTAAAAAATCATTCATTGCTCCTCTTCTTGACATATTTGATATTGTATGCTTGACATATTTCTTCTGGTTCTATCAACAACGCATCCAACAACTCCTTATCATCAAGATAATTAGCAGCTATGATAAGATCACACAACTCTGATAGATGTACCTTCAAGAAATTCTTGTCAAAAGTCTTCAACTCGTCGGTCTCCTCCAATTCCAAGTGTTTCTTCCAGTATTCAATCACTTTAGTCATTGTTTTGCTACTGACATTAGGCAGAGGAATGGTGTTAGAAGCACAATCGTCTTTCACCATGTTCTTGATAGATAGCGCCTCTGACTTCACCCTCTTCTACCACCAACTCCTCGGGTTAAGAGCTTTGACATGATGATAGTGAAAAATCTTTGAATGAGGCCTTTTCTTGAGATTATTGAAAAGGGTATATGACAAACCTATGCATGAGAACTTGAAGGGCGTGGTTTATATTTATAAAGCACTTGGAATTAAGAAATTCAGAATATTGCTTCTTGAGACCTCAATGAAGTTATAGCGGGAAGAAATTATCTCTATGGAGTTGAGAGTGGGAAAAGGGCaaatatcttcttcttcttttttgttttaacgaaaataagggaaaattcaaaaatttccTTTTAATTTACTTTACGCTTCTAAATCCTTTATTATTTGCGTTGAAGGAAATCAGCAAATTAGACCTTATTTCTTCATGTTTTAGGAGTTAATGTTAGACATATAATTTAACATAGTTAATCAAACTTAAACAGAAAGATAAAGGCAGTATTGACAATTTGGCATTAATCGAAAAATGAGTCAAAAAGACTGTTCAGATGTTAATATTGGTCAAATAAACTTCGGATAAGGAAAGGTAAACAGCAATTTAGAGGAAGTATCTTAAGGGAAGAAAAAGGTTGATTGACATTCAAAAAATTAAAGCAATAGACAGAATTCTCATATCACAATAAGTGAAAATGAAACATTGTTTTCTTTCATCAAACAAATATGAATACAAAAATACAAAGGAAGGAAACCATGAATCCATGTCCCTTCCTTAAAGATACTAAAATGACTCAAGTTACAAAAAGAATACATTGACAAATAGCCGTTTTCCAAAACTAAAATATGATCAAGAGTTGTAAAACCTATACCAGACACTATATACATTCACCTTATAATTAAAcaggaagaaagaaagaaagaaagaaacagaaAACAGAAATAAATTCCAAACATTTGTTCCTCTACCTTAATTTGCATTTTGAGTAAGATTATTAGACCATTGGAATTCTATTTCCAAATTCCTTGAGGGTCCGCTTTTGCTCTCGGGCAACAAAGTGTACTCCCCAGCGACTGCACCCAGCATAACAACACGGTCAATCTGGATTGTGACCTTCCCGAATGAACTCTGTCAATAAATAGGAACGAGTTTAGTAGAAGATCAGAAGTGATAGAAATGGAGAAGTATGTTATAATAAAAGTGTCCCATTACTC
Proteins encoded:
- the LOC104241592 gene encoding SKP1-like protein 6, whose product is MVKDDCASNTIPLPNVSSKTMTKVIEYWKKHLELEETDELKTFDKNFLKVHLSELCDLIIAANYLDDKELLDALLIEPEEICQAYNIKYVKKRSNE